A portion of the Corynebacterium ammoniagenes DSM 20306 genome contains these proteins:
- a CDS encoding universal stress protein, producing the protein MAQEDIVVVAVDGSEASKNAVLWAANTATKRGIPLRIASSYTMPQFLYAEGMVPPKELYEDLQNETATRIEEARVIAHEAFPDLKIGHTIAEGSPIDMLLEMSHDVTMIVMGSRGMGGLSGMVMGSVSANVVSHAHCPVVVVRDDNAVTPDNKYGPVVVGVDGSEISEKATSYAFREAQARGAELVAIHTWMDMQAQTSLAGLAAAQAEWGEIEREQGELLSERLEPFENDYPDVKVTRIIARDRPVRALSDAAAGAQLVVVGSHGRGGFRGMLLGSTSRALLQSSPCPVMVVRPESYIGEHENEDK; encoded by the coding sequence ATGGCACAAGAAGACATCGTTGTAGTAGCAGTAGACGGGTCTGAGGCCTCCAAGAACGCCGTCCTGTGGGCCGCGAATACCGCAACCAAGCGTGGAATCCCACTGCGAATCGCATCAAGTTATACGATGCCGCAATTCCTCTACGCGGAGGGAATGGTTCCGCCCAAGGAGCTCTATGAGGATCTCCAGAACGAAACCGCAACCCGCATTGAGGAAGCTCGCGTCATTGCACATGAAGCCTTCCCGGACCTGAAAATCGGCCACACCATTGCTGAAGGCTCCCCAATTGATATGTTGCTGGAGATGTCGCATGACGTCACCATGATTGTCATGGGCTCCCGCGGCATGGGCGGGCTATCTGGCATGGTCATGGGTTCGGTATCGGCTAACGTCGTATCCCACGCGCACTGCCCAGTTGTGGTGGTTCGTGATGATAATGCCGTCACCCCAGATAACAAGTACGGCCCAGTCGTGGTCGGCGTGGATGGTTCGGAGATTTCTGAGAAGGCTACCTCCTACGCATTCCGTGAAGCGCAGGCACGTGGCGCTGAGCTGGTGGCTATCCACACGTGGATGGACATGCAGGCCCAGACCTCGTTGGCAGGTCTGGCTGCAGCCCAGGCGGAATGGGGCGAGATCGAGCGTGAGCAGGGCGAGCTATTGTCCGAGCGCCTCGAGCCGTTTGAAAATGACTACCCAGATGTGAAGGTAACCCGCATCATCGCGCGTGACCGTCCAGTGCGCGCGCTTTCCGATGCCGCGGCGGGCGCGCAGCTCGTGGTCGTTGGTTCGCACGGCCGGGGAGGCTTCCGCGGCATGCTGCTGGGCTCTACTTCCCGCGCTCTGCTGCAGTCGTCGCCATGCCCAGTGATGGTGGTTCGTCCAGAATCCTACATCGGTGAGCACGAGAATGAAGACAAGTAA